The DNA segment TGTAGCGGATCTCGCACTTATCGGGGCTGGTGTCGAGGATGCGGCCCGCCTGGTCGAAGTATGTCTGGGCGTTGGATTTGATCTCTTCGCCTGTGAGCATCGGGCGCGTTGTGTTCTGGCCGGTTGGGTCGCCTATACGCGCGGTGTAGTCGCCGATAATGAGTACGGCTTTGTGGCCTAAGTCCTGGAACTGGCGTAGTTTACGGAGCACGACGGTGTGGCCGAGGTGGATGTCCGGGGCGGTCGGGTCCATGCCGAGCTTTATCCGGAGCTGTTTGCCCTCTTTGGCGGCCTCGGTGAGGCGCTGGGCCAGTTCGGATTCGCGGTAAATTTCCACCGTGCCGCGTTTGAGCAGCTCTATCTGTTGTGCGATCGGGTCTTGCATTGTTTCCTCTTACCTGCTTATTGACGTAAGGTTGTGATTATAAAGAAGTTGGCATTATAACGAAGGCAGGGTGCGGGGGCAAGCGATAAGAGGAGTTAATGCGGTTGGAAATTCAGCCAGCGGTGAGGCCGAAAAGGTGGTTTGTCAGTGGATGGCGGGAGCCTTGTGTGACTCCCGCCGTTCGGGTGATGGTGGTTGTGGTTTGTTTGTTTGGGTTTAGAACAGCGTTGCGGATCTCCACCAGTCGTGGTATTTGTCGCGGAACTGTTCTTCTGTTGGGAACGGGTAGAAGAGCATGTTCTGCTGATCGCCCAGGTAGAAGCCGGAGGCGACCATGCGGTAGGGCACGTGCTGGGGAAAGATGCGGTCGACGGTCTTGGTGTTTTTGTCTTTGCCCAGGTTTGCGAGGCAGTCGCGCAGATGTTCTATGTTTTTGTACGGCAGGTCGCGGACCGAGCCGTTGCAGTCTTCGGCGAGGTCACCAAGACGCAGGTCGACGAAGCATATCTTCGGGACCGAGAAGCCTGTGGAGGGGTCGGTGATGAATTTGCGGAAGTCCGGCGGATGCAGGTTGCTGGCGATCAGCGGATGGACCGGCGCGAGCTCCTGGTAAAGATGGTATTTCGCGTCGAATGAAGGGACGGAAGCTTGGGGGAGTTTGAGGACTCGGCCGTCATTTGTCACGAGGTAGATGTCCTTGACCGCGTCGAGCGGGATGTGTTCGAGGACGCGGTAGATCGAGACGTATACCGAGTGCTTGGGCTCGCCGTTGTCGTGGGGCTTGCACTTTTCGCGGGCGGCGTCGAGGTCGAAGTAGTCGCTTTTAAAGTCCTTGTCGAGCTCGAAGAAGATGGCGTGTTCCTTGGAGCGTTTCTGCGTGCCCACGGCCAGATACGTGCCGAATTCCTCCGGCCCCAGCATGCTCATCACGAGTGATTCGGGTATGACCGAAAGGTAAAGGTAAGTGTCCATGATCCCTCCCATCAATTGGAAACCTCTTTTGGTTTTTCGCGAAGCCGACCGTACCGCGGCAGCCTCAAATGCCTCTATTGTTCCAGTATCGCACACTTTCGGCCGACGGCAAGGTTAAAAATCTGCGGAATTCACGGAAACTTTTTTGAGGATTTCACGGCAGACAGGTTGGTGATAAAGCTGTTCCTGGAAGCTGAGCGGATAAAACATGGCAAAAACGAACGATTTTCTTGTTTTTGATAAGGCAATTCGGTATAATCCGTACGTGTTTATTCATGTTTTCGTATTTGCGGAGTTTTTACCTGTTCGGAGGAAGTTATCGATGCAGCTAATTGCCAAATTTCTAGTTGTCGCAGTAGTCTTTACAACTTCAGTTAACGCTTTCCCCGCCTTGCCCGGCAGCGGAACGGCGGCCGACCCCTGGCGGATAGAGTCGCGGGCGGATTTCGACGAGTTCGCGGCAGATAGCAGCTATTGGGCAGGACATACGCGACTTGAGACGGATATTGATCTGGCGGGGACGGTTTATACGCAGGCGGTTATTGCGCCGGATGACGGGCAGCTTGACGATCAGTTTGGTGCTATTGCTTTTACCGGTAATTTCAATGGTGCTAACCATACCATTGAGAATCTAAACCTTGGTGCTGCTCACTGGGACTACGTTGGTCTGTTCGGAAAGATTGAGGGAGCAGATGCAGAGATCAAGAATATCAATTTACAAGGATGCAATGTCAGCGGCTACGAAGTTGTAGGAGCATTGTGTGCTTCAAATGACGGTGGCACTATCAGCTATTGCCGGGTAGATGTAGACATTCGCCAAGCTCATAAGCCTGTTGGCGGCTTGTGTGGCAAGAATAGTGGGCTGATCATTGGCTGCAAAGTACAAGGCAGTGTAAGTTCATATACTGAAGATGTGGCGGGTGTCTGTGGACGCAATTACGGTTCGATCAGGATGTGTTTGTCAACGGTAAGCGTCAGCGGAGAAAATTCAGTCGGTGGTATCTGCGGTTCAAATTATGGCGAGATACAGACGTGTTATTCGTCAGGCGATATAGAGGGTTATTCATTCATTGGCGGTTTGTGCGGTTCAAACAGTGGAACAATAACCGACTGTTACTCTTCGGGGCATGTTGAATCAGCATATGAAAAAGATGGTGGTCTTTGCGGTTATAACTTTGTCGAAAAAAATATCGTTGCCAGCTTTTGGGATGTGGAAACTTCGGGCCTGGTAAATAGTTTCGGCGGCAAAGGCCTGAGTACGCAGGAAATGAAATCGCTTTATAATTTTCAAAATGCGGGGTGGTCGGATTCAGGGTGGGTCATGAGTGATGGAGAGGATTACCCTCGACTTGTCTGGGAAAGTCGGGGTTATCCAGCAGTTCCAGAAGCTGTAATACCTCTGGCTGGTTCGGGGACTTCGGAAGATCCGTACCAGATCTGCGGGCCTTCAGATTTAGCCTGCTTAAGTACCTACGCAGTTGTTTTAAATTCACACATTCAACTGATGTCTGATATTGACATGCAGGGAGTTCCTTTAAGGCCCATTGGCGAGCTTGGTACATTTAGCGGTGTTTTTGATGGTAATGGCCATAATCTAATGAATGTGACCATTGAGCAGGTTGGTAAGAATTCAGTAGGATTATTCGACGATATTGGGCCGGAAGGGCAAGTAAAGGAGGTGACTGTCGAGAATGCCACAATAACCGGCAACAATAACTGTGGTGTCATATGTGGGGCAAACAGAGGCTTGGTAAGAAACTGCGTCACCAGTGGAACTGTGACGGGAAATGATAACGTTGGAGGACTTTGTGGCAACGCTTACGATGGTACGATCAGTGATTGTAGCTCTACCGGCGAAATAAATGGCGGAATTTCGGTGGGCGGCTTGTGTGGAAATACTACCGCTGAAATTGTTAACTGCTATGCGGAAGGTCATGTAAACGGCAGTAAATTAGTCGGAGGATTTTGTGGGTGCAATTATGGGACAATAAGAAGCTCGCATTCAAATTCTACCGTCACAGGTAATGAGAATGTGGGTGGTTTTTGCGGATTAACTAGTGGTTTTGATTCGGTGAGGGACTGCTACGCAAACGGTTTGGTTACAGGTAACCGCGATGTAGCTGGTTTTTCTGCCTCCTCGGGATACATCTATAATAGCTACTCTACATGTGAGGTGACAGGGGCCGAACTGGTTTATGGATTTTGTGACGGGAGCAGAATAAACACTCAGGATTGTTTCTGGGACATTGAGAGTTCAGGGGTCGAGGATACGAATGGTGGTGGACAGGGTTTGACCACGGCAGATTTGCAAAACCGGTCAACATTTGAGAATGCGGGTTGGACGTTTTGCAACCTACAAAAAGGTGCACCAGGCTGGTTCATACCCAAAAATGGCTACCCAATACATAATTGGGAGGTGCCAGATACAACCCAGGTTCCGGTGAATGACGGGACGTGGTCCGAAGTACAGAATCGATTGTCTGATGCGGGATTTAGTGTCGAAACAGTATATGTGGATAGCAAAACTGTGCCTGAGGGGCAGATGACCGGGTTATCGGTACTTGGGGGAGGATATATAGAAGCTTCAATGCCAATAAAGATATATATTTCAAAAGGCAATAATGGGGATGGTACCGTAGATGCTCCATATGGTATAGCATGCCAAGCGGACTTGGAAGCGGTCAATAATGATATGACAGCCAATTATAGAATGGTCTCTGATATTTTCATGAATTATGAAACCCTGTACACATCGGCTGTCATTGCGGCTGATGCGGATGGATGTACCGAACAGTTTGACGGGGAGGCATTTACGGGTTCTTTTGATGGGAATGGTTATTCGGTTTACTTCCTGAAAATTTCAGAAGAATCAAATTATCTTGGCTTGTTCGGATTCATAGCTTTGTCCGGCCGAGTAGATAACCTCGGTATTGATTACGCACTTATTGGGGGCAAGCACGAAGGGACCTTTATTGGGGGCTTATGCGGGTTGAATGAAGGCACGGTAAGCAATTGTCATTCTAGCGGTAAAGTATGGATTGGCGTTACTTTGGGTGGGCTTTGCGGAATAAATAAAGGTCTTATCGAGAAAAGTAGTTCCACTGCGAGAGTAATCACATCTGATCCGCGTAACGGCGGGTTGTGTGGACTGAACGAGGGTACTATAAACAACTGTTTTGCTACTGGTGCAGTTGATGGTTACAGTTTTACAGGAGGCCTTTGCGGACTCAATAAGGGAACCATTACTAAAAGCTATACATCTGGTTTAGTGGAGAACACCCTGAGAGGTCCTTATATCGGTGGGTTCTGCGGACATAATAGCTCTGATGGCAATATTGCAGACTGTTACGCCACAGGTTCCGTGATTACATTTTATGATCATACAGGCGGTTTTTGCGGAAGGAATCAGGGACTTATCAAGTGGTCCTTTGCTAATGTAAATGTATCTGGGCGCTCAAAAGTGGGGGGATTTTGCGGGTCAAACAGCAATAGTGAAATAAGAAACTGCTATGCAACAGGCCTTGTTACAGGTGACAAATACGTCGGCGGTTTTTGCGGCTATAATTTAAATGACGCCAGTATTGCAGCAAGCTATTTTGATGGTGAAGTCTCAGCAGATTACGATTATGCTGGTGGGTTTTGTGCACTAAACCTGTCAGATATTAATAACTGTTATGCCAGTGGATCAGTTTCTGGGGAAGATTTAGTTGGGGGTTTCTGTGCACTTAATGATGGCGGGAATATCTCAAAATCTTATTCGGCTTGTAGTTTGACCGGAGATCGCAAGGGAGGTTTCTGCGTAGGCAATCTCGGTACGACATTCGCTAATTTCTGGAACGTTGAGATGGTGGACTCAGCTTTTAGTATTGGTGGGATCGGTTTAACTACTGCCGAGATGCAGACGCGGTCTACTTTTACGGATGCTGGCTGGGATTTTGTTGGGGAGAATGCCAATGGGACGGCGGACGTCTGGCGGATGTGTGTTGACGGGGTGGATTATCCGCGGTTGTGGTGGGAGTTTGCTGCTGGGGATTTTGCCTGCCCGGACGGTGTGAGTTTCAGTGACTATGCCCTGCTAGCGGATACGTGGCTGCTGTCGGAAGGTCAGCCGGGCTTTGACAGCAGGAGCGATCTCGATGCGGACGGCACGGTAGGTCTTGGCGATCTGACCGTGTTTGTGGAGAACTGGCTTGAATAGTTTTTCGATCGGCGGCAACTGATCTTGCGTGCGGCAATTTGCAGTAATATAGAAACGGCTGCGGTTCCTTTTGGTGGGATACTGCAGCCGTTTTTTGTTTTAGATTTGAAGAGCCGCCCGGGTTTGGTTCGGGTCGGGCTGTAAAAGCTACCAGCGGTCGCCCTGGAGGTTTACGTCGCCGGGCGGGAATTCTTTTGACTTGAGGGGGTAGAACATGCGGTGGCGTTCTGTTGGGACCTCGAGTTCTTCGCCCTGGTGGATGTGCATGAATTTGCGTGGGGAAATTTCGATCCAGCCGGTGCGTTCGTAGACTTTTTTGATGGGGGTGATCACGAAGAGCATGCCGAAGTCGAAGCCGAGCCTGTCTGCCTCTTCCATCGCTACTCGCATGACCCTGTCGGAATAGCCCTTGCCGCGGTGTGCGGGGGCCACGTAGACATTGCCGATGCCCGCGACGTTGACCGGTGCTCCGCCGACGTCGATGGTGCGGTCCATGACCTGGACGTGTGCGACGGGGTCGCCGTCAATTTCGAGCACGACGGTGTAAAAGGGCACGTTCCGGCGGAGTGTGCGGGAGCGGAGGAAGTCGTCGTGACGGTGCGGGAAGGCATCGGCGAGATACTGGCGGATGCGGGCGTCGATGTCGGCCGGCATATCGTTTTCGCGGTAAATGTTTATTTCTTCGGTCATTTTCGGTTCTCCAACCTCAGTTTGCAAAGCTTTTGCGTTCTATTGATCCAGTAAAACATACAAATCAATCGACAGAACGCAAATATAATTACGAAAAATCGGGATTGGTAGTTCGCCGCAGGTGAGAAGATATGTCCTGGAACCAGAAAACATGGCAAAAACGAACGATTTTCTTGTTTTTGTTGAGGCAATTCGGTATAATCCGTACGTGTTTATTCATGTTTCGCGAGTTTGCAACATTTTACCTGTTCGGAGGAAGTTATCGATGCAGCTCATTGCCAGATTTCTAGTTGTCGCAGCAGTATTTACAATTTCAGCTAACGCTTTCGCCGCCTTGCCCGGCAGCGGAACGGAGGCCGACCCGTGGCGAATAGAATCGCGGGCGGACTTTGACGAGTTTGCGGCAGATTCGAGCTACTGGGCCGGGCATACGCGGCTGGATACGGATATTGATCTGGCGGGAACGGTTTATGATAGGGCGGTGATCGCTCCGGACACAGATCGCTCTGTGGCTGACTTTCAGGGGACGCCTTTTACCGGTTTTTTTGACGGTCATTCTTACAAGTTAATTAACTTGAGATTTTCTTACAGCTATAACTGGGGTCTGTTCGGTCTGATCGGATCGTCAGGAACAGTCCGAAATCTGCATTTGGAAAATGTGGACGGCACTGGGTATAGCCGGGCGGGAGGCTTATGTTCAATAAACGAAGGAGCAATTAAATCTTGTTACGTCAGCGGTAGAATAGAAGGTAGCAACCAGGTAGGCGGCATCTGCGGGATCAACAGAGGGACGATTCTAGAAAGTTCTGCTCAATGCACAGTACGTGGCCGACTCTCTGAGGCAGGCGGAATCTGTGGTAAAAATGACGGGGGTACTATAAAAGCCTGCTATGCACTGGGCGATGTCGAAGGTGGGGAGAAGGTAGGCGGGCTTTGCGGAGGCAATTATTACGGAAGCACTAATGGGATCATAGTGGACAGCTACGCAAGCGGTGATGTTGTCGGCGAAAGTAATGTGGGTGGGCTTTGCGGGGCCAATGGGGACTATATCAAAAACTGTTTTGCGTCGGGCAACGTCAAGGGCTTGCTGAAGGTCGGCGGATTGTGCGGTCTAAATGCTGGGTCAATCACTGGGAGTTATGCGACAGGCAAGGTCGAAACAGACGAAATTGCAGGAGGGTTGTGCGGAGTAAATAATGGCAATCTCCGGGCCTGCTACTCAACAGGTACTGTCACTGGGACAGTGGACATCGGCGGGCTCTGTGGACAGCACAACGGATACCCAATTAGTGACTGCTTCTGGGACGTTGAAACATCCGGGATAACTACCAGTGCAGGCGGAATCGGGAAATCGACTGCTGAAATGAAAAGCCTGGCGACATATTTTGAAAGCGTGTGGTGGGAATTCGCAGATTTTGAGACAGGCCTGTCCGGGTGGTATCTGCCTGAAGGTGACTATCCGAAGTTTGCATGGCAGAATACTGATGCTGCGGAGGTGACTGACGTAACAGGATTGACTTTGGCCCAGGCCCAGACAAAGCTAGCAGAAGCCGGTTTGACCGTCGGCAGCACGCAATATGTCGGCAGCATGACAATTGAGCCGGACATAGTTGCGGGTGTATCGGCTTCGATCAAAGGATACGTCAGCAAATCGCTTCCGATTGACATTTATGTTTCATCAGGCAGCAATGGCGATGGTTCGCAGGCGAATCCATACGAGCTGGCGTGCCAGGCGGATCTCGATTCTGTCATTGATTTTGCGGCTTGCTATATGATGACTGCGGATGTGTTCATGGAAAACGGTTTTCGCTATCCCGATCCTGTTCTGAACGATCAATTTGCGGGACACTTCTATGGGAATAGCTACAAGATTCATAATTTAGATATGAATACTGACTACGGCGGGTTGTTTTCATCAATAGACAGCAGCGGGGTCGTAAAAGATCTCTCGCTGGCAGCATGCAGGATAGGATGGGAGACCGTTGGCGGCGTTTGCAGCGTTAATTGGGGTGTTATCGAAAACTGTTATGTGAGCGGCACCATAAGAGGAAATGTTTTGGGTGGTTTATGCCGAGCAAACGCTGGAGTCATTCGAAACTGTGCTGCTAGTGTCAAGATGACTAGTTATGAGACTTATGCTGGAGGCATTTGTGGTACCAACTATGGAGAGATCGAGGACAGCTACGTGGAAGGGCAGATAGAATGTAAACCCCGCACGAATGAAATAGGGGGTTTGTGTATGCGTAACGAGGGCAGCATCATCAATTGTTTCAGTGCCGTAGCTCTTGCGAATGGCCTCGAGATGGGCGGTTTGTGTACTTCTGACAACGGGACTGTTACGGGCAGTTTCTGGGATGTTGAGGCTTCGGGGATTACGACCAGTGCCGGCGGGGTTGGTTTAACTACTGCCGAGATGCAGATGCGGGCTACGTTTACAGACGCTGGTTGGGATTTTGTTGGGGAGGATGCTAATGGGACGGAGGATGTTTGGCGGATTTGTGTTGATGGTGTGGATTATCCAGGGTTGTGGTGGGAGTTTGCTTCTGGGGATTTTGCCTGTCCGGACGGGGTGAGTTTCAGTGACTATGCATTGCTCGCGGATACGTGGCTGCTGTCAAAAGGGCAGCCGGGGTTTGACGGCAGGTGCGATCTCGATGCCAACGGCACGGTCGGGCTTCCGGATCTGAGAGTATTTGCGGAGAACTGGTTGGATGATTAGTGCTGCCACCTGTCTGTCAAAATTGACTTATCTTTATGTCGCCCTCGGGCATGTGGGCGATCAGTTCGAGTTTGCCGCCCAGAGCCTCGATTAGCCTTCGCAGCGTGCTTATCTGCATGTCACGCTGTGACTCCAACTTGGAAAGGCTTGGCTGTTTGATTCCCATGCTTTTGGCGAGATTTTCCTGCGTGATGCCTGTTTCTTTTCGGATCTCGGCCAAGAGCATCTGAGCCATTTCTTCCCTGGCTCGGGCCTTAGCTCGTTTGACGCTTTCAGGATCCATACGTTTTTCGAGTTCTGAAAATTTACGTGCCACGGTTCACCCCTTTTTCTTTATATCATTCAAGTGCCGATCATAAATTTGGTCAGCCTTGTTGATAAGTTGCTGGTAAAATCTACTGTTTCCCTTTTTGTCGCCGCCCAGCAGCAGTACTGCGTATCGTCTCGGATCGAAAGCATAAAAAGTACGCAGAGGTCTGCCCTTGCTTTGAGTTCTTAGTTCCTTCATATTCTTGTGTTTGGAACCCTTGACTGTGTCGGCATAAGGCCGGGCAAGATGCGGACCAAGATTCCTGAGCAACTCGACACTGACCAGAACATCTTCCTGTTGCTTGACGTCCAGAGTTTGCCACCATTTCTCAAATTCGTCTGTGAACTCCACTTCCCACATACTTATATTATAGCTTTCAATGTATATTCGTCAAGGGCTATATTTTGTTCAGTGTACATTTGGCGAAAATGCTTTCACCAGCGGTTTGTTTGCAGGTTTATGGGGCCCGGGGGAAAGGTGGTCTTGTTTAGTGGGTAGTATAGGCGGTGGCGGTTTGGGGGGATCTGTTTTTTTGTGCCGTGGTCGATGTAGGTGATGGGTGCGGGCGGGATATCTTGCCAGCCGTTGCGTAGGTAGGTGTTTACGACGTGCCCCTGGCAGAAGAGCATGCCGAAGTCGAAGCCGAGTTTCATTGCGTGCTGCATCGCAGTATCGAGCATTCTGCCCGCAAGGCCCTGCTTGCGGAAGGGCGAGTCGACGCAGACGTTTGCGATGCCCGCGACGCGGAAGGGCTCACCGCCAGCGGTGATGGTGCGGTCGACGGCTGCCAGGTGCGCGATGGGTAGAGTGCCTGCGAGGATCACGACTGTGAAGGCCGGTGTGTTGTCGCCGAGGATGCGGGAGCGGCTGAACAGGGGCTTGCGGTGCGGGAAGCAACGTGAGAGCAGTTCGCGAATGGCCGTATCAAGGTCGCGGTCGATCCGGTCCTCGTTGAGTATTAGCGTTCGGGGTCGGTCAGTCATTTCGCCTGGGCAGAAATTCTTCGATGATGCGGGTTGTGTGACGTGCACGTACGATTTCACCGACGGTGGTGGTGATCGCGATGGCTGCTGAGAACAGGACCAGTGCGATGACCGCGCCGGTGGCGGCAGCGCCGAAGGCGAGTCTCTGTATCATTTCCGGCTGGGGCTGGTTCTTTATCAGCTCGTTGAGCGTCTGCGGCAGCAGGGCTGCAGCCAGTGTCGTCGCTGAGCCCGCGATTGCGATTATGATGATCGCGATGATGACGAACCACTTGAGATTCGACTTGCTGCGAAAATGCTGCAGGAGCAGTTCAGCCTGCGGGCGGGTGAGTTCGCCAAGCGTTAGGTGCGAGCGCGCGAGGAACCTGTCTGCCGCCTTGAGGACGCTGGCCGGGTACTTCTTTTCGAGTGCGTGTTCGGTCGTTTTGTCTTTTGCTTGGTGGGGCATGATCAGGCTCCGAGGAACTCATCCTTTTGGAGATAGTTCTGCACGTAGTCAGTTATGGCGTCTTCGAGGGAGGTGGGGTCGAGCTTATAGTCTGCGTGCGAGAGCTTCTGCATGTCGGCCTGGGTGAAGTACTGGTATTTTTCGCGGAGGTGGTCGGGCATGTCGATGAATTCGATTTTCGGTTTCTTATCCATTGCGGCGAAGACGGCGTTTGCCAGGTCCACCCATGTGCGGGCGTTGCCGGTGCCGACGTTGTAAAGGCCGTTGACGTCGGGGTTTGCCAGGAAGAAGAGGGTCATATCGACGGCGTCCTTGATGTAGACGAAGTCACGTCTCTGTTCGCCGTCCGCGTAGTCGGGGTGGTATGACTTGAAGAGCTTGACCTGGTCCGTGTCGCGGATCTGTTCGTAGGCCTTGATGATGAAGCTGCGCATGCTTCCCTTGTGGTATTCGTTGGGGCCGAAGACGTTGAAGTATTTCAGGCCGACGATATTTTCGAGCACGCCTGTGCGTTTGGCCCAGAGGTCGAAAAGCTGTTTGGAATAGCCGTACATGTTGAGCGGCTTGAGGTCCTCGATCGTATCTTCGTCGTCGGTGAACCCGAGCTCGCCATTGCCGTAAGTTGCTGCGCTGGAAGCATATATGAAGCGGATGCCTTCTTCGACGGCCCAGTTGGCGAGGACCTTGGTGCATTCGTAGTTGTTGCGGACGAGATACGAGCAGTCAGTTTCCCAGGTATCCGAGCAAGCTCCCATGTGTAGAATGGCCTGGACGGGCCAGTCGATATCGCCTGCTGCGAGCATGTCGTAGAAGTCGTCGGCCTCGACGTAGTCGGCGAAACGGAGTTTGCGAAGATTCTTCCACTTTTCGTCAGATTCCAGGCGGTCGACGATGAGGATGTCATTCTGGTTCTGTGCATTGAGTTCGGCGACAAGCGCTGAGCCGATGAAGCCTGCGCCTCCAGTAACTATTATCATGATGGTCTACCCCGCAAAAGCGTATAAAAGTGTACAATATACGGTCAGAGTAACGAAAACCGGGTGATAAGTCAATCTCAAACAGGCATGAGCAGCCATGAGTGCGCATGAAAAAGGGCCGGTTTTTGGCCGGCCCCAGGGAAAGTCGCCGATTTCCCCCCGTTTAGCACAGAGCAATATAGCTTGCTGCTGCTAGGATGAGAATCTTCTTCTTAGTCATGATAAACGGGATCCAGTGTTTCTGATAGAACTTCTTCATCGTTTTCTCCCTCATAACGAATACAGTTTTTCACCCGTCCTACGAAGCCAGGAGCCTCATCAGACGCTTTAATTATAGCATAAAAAATGGGTGAAAACAACTTCGTATGGGAAGAAAGCTGCGCAAGTGCATATCAGACAGTGACTTATAGATCCACTGCTGCGGGGAGTTTTTTGGTGAATTTGTCAAAAATGCTGCGTCGATCAGGCTTCGGCGGCAGCTTTTTCGAGCTTGTATTCGACGATCTTGACCATGTCAGCGAATTCGATTGGCTTGGTTATATAGCCGTTAGCGCCGAGCTCGAAAGCTGCGTCGAGGTCCTCGATCTTAGATTTGCCGGTAAGCATGATAACGGGGATCTCTTTCGTCTTGCGGTTCTTCTTGAGCTTTGCCAAGACCTTCAGGCCGTCCATGTCGGGCATGGACACGTCTAGAAGGATCGCGTCTGGACGGTGTTTTTTCGCGATTTTCAGTGCTTCAGGGCCGGAATTGGCTTCCAGAACGTCGAATGGACCCACAGAAAGGGCCATCATCGCAAGCTCAGTGAATTCTTCGTTATCATCAACGACAAGTATGGATCTTTGTGCCATTGAAATCGCTCTCCTGAATACGGGCGTGTATCCCGCCTTGTTTGTTCATCATGTTTCCTGTGTCTTATTAATTATGTCGGCTAAATAACAAATGACTTCACGTAATAATACGGGGGAAAAGAATATTTTGGTGTCTTAGCCACCCATAATATGGGGGGGAAGTAGGTAAAACAAAGGCCCAGACCGTTTCTACGGTGCTGGGCCTAATGTATTGATAAGACGGTAAGAACTGAAAAAAGTTGTTTCAAAGTGCCCTAAGCAAGGGTTCTAGTCGAGCTGGCCGAAGGTTTTCTGCTTTAGATCAAGATAGAAGATGTAGTCTTCGGGTTTGACGTTGGGCGGGCAGCGGTGGTCACAGAACGGGATGAAGCCGCCTCGTTCGACGTAGGGGATCAGCGATTCCATGTAGGATCTGATCGCGTCGGGTCCTTCGCCCAGAGCCATCTTGTCAAAACCGCCCATGATGCGAAGGTCCTTGCCGTATTCTGCGAGCAGTTCGGTGGGATGGCCGGAGCAGTTGACCTCGAACGGGAACATGGTATTGATGCCCGATTCGAGCAGGGTCGGCAGGATTGGCCGGATGTCGCCGTCGCAGTCGGTGAACCAGATGTCGATGCCGTGGGCCTTG comes from the Anaerohalosphaera lusitana genome and includes:
- a CDS encoding GLUG motif-containing protein, with the translated sequence MAKTNDFLVFDKAIRYNPYVFIHVFVFAEFLPVRRKLSMQLIAKFLVVAVVFTTSVNAFPALPGSGTAADPWRIESRADFDEFAADSSYWAGHTRLETDIDLAGTVYTQAVIAPDDGQLDDQFGAIAFTGNFNGANHTIENLNLGAAHWDYVGLFGKIEGADAEIKNINLQGCNVSGYEVVGALCASNDGGTISYCRVDVDIRQAHKPVGGLCGKNSGLIIGCKVQGSVSSYTEDVAGVCGRNYGSIRMCLSTVSVSGENSVGGICGSNYGEIQTCYSSGDIEGYSFIGGLCGSNSGTITDCYSSGHVESAYEKDGGLCGYNFVEKNIVASFWDVETSGLVNSFGGKGLSTQEMKSLYNFQNAGWSDSGWVMSDGEDYPRLVWESRGYPAVPEAVIPLAGSGTSEDPYQICGPSDLACLSTYAVVLNSHIQLMSDIDMQGVPLRPIGELGTFSGVFDGNGHNLMNVTIEQVGKNSVGLFDDIGPEGQVKEVTVENATITGNNNCGVICGANRGLVRNCVTSGTVTGNDNVGGLCGNAYDGTISDCSSTGEINGGISVGGLCGNTTAEIVNCYAEGHVNGSKLVGGFCGCNYGTIRSSHSNSTVTGNENVGGFCGLTSGFDSVRDCYANGLVTGNRDVAGFSASSGYIYNSYSTCEVTGAELVYGFCDGSRINTQDCFWDIESSGVEDTNGGGQGLTTADLQNRSTFENAGWTFCNLQKGAPGWFIPKNGYPIHNWEVPDTTQVPVNDGTWSEVQNRLSDAGFSVETVYVDSKTVPEGQMTGLSVLGGGYIEASMPIKIYISKGNNGDGTVDAPYGIACQADLEAVNNDMTANYRMVSDIFMNYETLYTSAVIAADADGCTEQFDGEAFTGSFDGNGYSVYFLKISEESNYLGLFGFIALSGRVDNLGIDYALIGGKHEGTFIGGLCGLNEGTVSNCHSSGKVWIGVTLGGLCGINKGLIEKSSSTARVITSDPRNGGLCGLNEGTINNCFATGAVDGYSFTGGLCGLNKGTITKSYTSGLVENTLRGPYIGGFCGHNSSDGNIADCYATGSVITFYDHTGGFCGRNQGLIKWSFANVNVSGRSKVGGFCGSNSNSEIRNCYATGLVTGDKYVGGFCGYNLNDASIAASYFDGEVSADYDYAGGFCALNLSDINNCYASGSVSGEDLVGGFCALNDGGNISKSYSACSLTGDRKGGFCVGNLGTTFANFWNVEMVDSAFSIGGIGLTTAEMQTRSTFTDAGWDFVGENANGTADVWRMCVDGVDYPRLWWEFAAGDFACPDGVSFSDYALLADTWLLSEGQPGFDSRSDLDADGTVGLGDLTVFVENWLE
- a CDS encoding GNAT family N-acetyltransferase, translating into MTEEINIYRENDMPADIDARIRQYLADAFPHRHDDFLRSRTLRRNVPFYTVVLEIDGDPVAHVQVMDRTIDVGGAPVNVAGIGNVYVAPAHRGKGYSDRVMRVAMEEADRLGFDFGMLFVITPIKKVYERTGWIEISPRKFMHIHQGEELEVPTERHRMFYPLKSKEFPPGDVNLQGDRW
- a CDS encoding PASTA domain-containing protein — encoded protein: MQLIARFLVVAAVFTISANAFAALPGSGTEADPWRIESRADFDEFAADSSYWAGHTRLDTDIDLAGTVYDRAVIAPDTDRSVADFQGTPFTGFFDGHSYKLINLRFSYSYNWGLFGLIGSSGTVRNLHLENVDGTGYSRAGGLCSINEGAIKSCYVSGRIEGSNQVGGICGINRGTILESSAQCTVRGRLSEAGGICGKNDGGTIKACYALGDVEGGEKVGGLCGGNYYGSTNGIIVDSYASGDVVGESNVGGLCGANGDYIKNCFASGNVKGLLKVGGLCGLNAGSITGSYATGKVETDEIAGGLCGVNNGNLRACYSTGTVTGTVDIGGLCGQHNGYPISDCFWDVETSGITTSAGGIGKSTAEMKSLATYFESVWWEFADFETGLSGWYLPEGDYPKFAWQNTDAAEVTDVTGLTLAQAQTKLAEAGLTVGSTQYVGSMTIEPDIVAGVSASIKGYVSKSLPIDIYVSSGSNGDGSQANPYELACQADLDSVIDFAACYMMTADVFMENGFRYPDPVLNDQFAGHFYGNSYKIHNLDMNTDYGGLFSSIDSSGVVKDLSLAACRIGWETVGGVCSVNWGVIENCYVSGTIRGNVLGGLCRANAGVIRNCAASVKMTSYETYAGGICGTNYGEIEDSYVEGQIECKPRTNEIGGLCMRNEGSIINCFSAVALANGLEMGGLCTSDNGTVTGSFWDVEASGITTSAGGVGLTTAEMQMRATFTDAGWDFVGEDANGTEDVWRICVDGVDYPGLWWEFASGDFACPDGVSFSDYALLADTWLLSKGQPGFDGRCDLDANGTVGLPDLRVFAENWLDD
- a CDS encoding helix-turn-helix domain-containing protein, whose translation is MARKFSELEKRMDPESVKRAKARAREEMAQMLLAEIRKETGITQENLAKSMGIKQPSLSKLESQRDMQISTLRRLIEALGGKLELIAHMPEGDIKISQF
- a CDS encoding type II toxin-antitoxin system RelE/ParE family toxin, translated to MWEVEFTDEFEKWWQTLDVKQQEDVLVSVELLRNLGPHLARPYADTVKGSKHKNMKELRTQSKGRPLRTFYAFDPRRYAVLLLGGDKKGNSRFYQQLINKADQIYDRHLNDIKKKG